In Leptospira barantonii, the DNA window GAAGAGGATATGGATAAGGATCTTCTTTTAGTGACAAGAAGAGGATTTATCAAACGGATTCAATTGAAGGAATTCGGAAACGTGAAAAAATCCGGAATCATCGCGATCGGCCTAAGAGAAGGCGACGACCTCATTAAGGTGGAAGCGATCAACGACAAGGATGAAGTAATTATCTTCTCCAGAAAAGGATTGGCGCTTCGTATCGAAGGAAATATAATCCGAGCTCAAGGAAGAACCGCAAGCGGTGTGACCGGAATGAGACTCGCCGAAGACGATGCAATCGTCGGCTTAAGTAAATTCAAAGAAGGCGAAGATATCTTCGTTGTCTCCGAAGAAGGTTATGGAAAACGACTCGGCTTTGAAGAGTTTGCCGCAAAAGGTAGAGGTGGAAAGGGAATGGCCTATCTCAAAGTAACCGAGAAGAACGGCTTTTCCGTAGGAACCGGTTCGGTCGGAAACGAAGACGAGATCATCCTGATCACTCAACAAGGAATGACAATTCGTATTAACGCATTCGATATTTCTAAATTAGGAAGAACTGCAGTCGGAGTTCGTATCGTCGATCTAAAAGACAACGATAAGGTTCAGGACTTTACGGTTCTCGGCGAGAACTGATCCATGATTCAAATCGGAAACGTTACGATCCCGGGGAGAATTTCACTTTCTCCCATGGCGGGCATTTCCGATTCTCCGACTCGTAGAATTTGCAGAAAATTCGGAGCGGCCTTTTCTTACACCGAGTTTGTGAACACGGACGAACTTGTTCATCGCGCACCCAAGGCTTTGAAGATGTTTCGGTTTCATCCGGAGGAACGTCCGATTACGTTTCAGATTTTCGGTAACCGTTTAGAGATCATCGCAGAAGCCGCTGAAATCATTCAGGAATTAAAACCCGACATCATCGATTTGAACATGGGTTGTTCCACTCGTAAGGTTTCATTACGAGGAGCCGGAGCTGGACTTCTTCGTAGACCCGTGTTAGCCGGGAAGATTATTTCAGAAATAAAAAATCGGGTTCAAGTTCCGGTAACCGCGAAGATTCGCATCGGCTGGGATTCCACATCGCTCAATTATCTCGAAGTATCAAAAATTTTGGAAGACTCGGGTGTGGACGCGCTTACCGTACACGGTCGTACTAAGGAAATGGCCTATACCGGTTTAGCGGATTGGAATGTGATCGGAGAAATTAAAGCAAAGAGAAGGATTCCGATTTTTGGAAACGGGGACATCAAAAGTTTTCAAGAAGCAAATTCTAAAATTCAAGAATACGGTTTGGACGGTGTTCTCATCGGCAGAAACGCAATCGGAAATCCTTGGATTTTCTCGGAAATCAAAAAGGAAGAATTATCCTGGTTCGAAATTTCCGCCGTGATCTTAGAACATCTTCGCTGGATGATCGAGGACTTCGGGGAAGAATTCGGTCTTGTACTTTTTAGAAAACATCTCGTGAAGTACCTGGCCGGTCTTGAATTCGATCAGGCTTGGAGATCCGAATTACTCGAAATCAGGGAATGGAATCGATTTGAAGATACCCTGTTATCCGATAAAAAATGGAATGTTTTAGCCCTCCTGTAATACCGCTTCATTAATTCTTGACTAAATCTTCTGTGAGCTTAAAAACTTCGAGAAACGAACGGAGAAGCCACAGTATGAAAAGTATAAAGTTATTCTTAATTCTTTCCTTTGCTCTTCTGATTATGATCGGATGTAAAAAGGAAGAAAAAAAGCCGGAAGCTCAAATCTTAGGAACTAGATTCGCGAACTTCGACCAGTGGATTTACAAGGTCCCGGGTTCCGATAAAAAAGAAGATCAAGTCAGTCTTGTATATGGAATGGAAGATGTAACTGGTCTGGAAACCGTTGATACGGAAGTGACCACGAAAAAAGGAACGTCCACAGTTACCTATATTAAGGTTAAAACCGTAGAAAACAAAGAAGGTTATGCGCCTGTAAAAAACTTCTCTGAGAACGTCTATTTCGTACTGAATGCTTCGGACGATGCGTTCGTAAAACCTACCATCACCGCCAACACAAAGGGTAAGTTAAAGAGAGGAATGTATTGTTTAGAGCAGGAAGTGATCGGAGAATTCTCCAAAGTCACTTGTTACGATTCTATTTTGACGGAAGATAAGTTGAATAACTATTACGACGTTTGGATCAAGACTGTTTCCGTTTCTTTGAGCAAAGACGCTCTTCTTGGTGAAACCGTAAAACTTCTGAAAAAATCCAGTCAGGAACTTGCGAGATACAATTCCGTATCCGATGAAGAAAAAAATAAGATCCTTCAAGTCGCAACGGAATCTTTAAAGAAGGCGGCGGCAAAACAAGATGAATTTACCGCAGACGTAAACGCTCTTGCTACAAAATTCGGGATCGTCCTTCAGTAAGATTCTCACCCAATTGAATCCATGCCTTTAAAAATAAAAACCCCGCTAATGACAGCGGGGTTTGTAAAACAGAAAGCTTTATTTAATTTAAAGCTTATTGTTTGTTGGAAACTTCTTGAGCTTTCGCTACGAGAGCATCCTTTCCACCAGGAAATTTAGCGTAAATAACACACTGACATTCTTCCCAGTTGTCTTTAGAAACATCTTTCGGATCGGAACCGGAACCGGTTGCTTTACATTCGTAAACCCCAACTCCTTTTACAACACCTTGAGATTGAGAAACGATTACGGACGCAGTTGCTTCACCGTCGGATACTCCGGAAGCCGCTTCTACAGTCTCACCAACCATTTTCTTCACAACATCAGACGCGCCTTGAAGTCTAGAAGCTTCACGGCAGGTAGATTGCATCATAGCCTGGCTTTTTTTAGCTACAGCCTTTGCAGAAGCTCTGGAAGAGAATTTAATATAATACCAGTCTTTTGGATTAGTATCTCTTGGTGTTTTTCCGTCGTTTCTTTGTTCAGGTGCGCCACCCCATCCTTCGAAAGTCCATCCACCGTCACCAACAGTAGTTGCGTCTTTTTGTCCTGTGTCAGTGCTCGAGCAAGCCGCAAAAATCATTGTTGCTACAGATAGAGCGATAAGTCTATTGATCATTATTTTCTCCTTGATCTACTAAATGAAAAAAACTAATACTTTACTGAGTTTATGCAACTCATTTTTTAATGAGTTGCTTTGAATCCTAGATTTCCTCATATTAAAAGTAAAACCGATTTGCGTCGCACTAGGTTGTTCATGTTAAGAAATTTATTTTTTTTCTTCTGTTTGGTGGCTCAGCCAGTATTCTCCACGAGTATAATTTTCCTCCCGGGTAAAGTGGAAGGAAATCTACCCGCAACTTTGGAAAGAATCGATGACAGATCGCAAGAAATTTCCAAATTTGGGGCTTTTTACGCGAACTTGCTGTTAAGAGCGAAAGTAGATACTACGGAGAGAATTAAAGATAAAGAAATCTTTTATAAATTCAAAAGTTCCCGCTATGGAAAAGAAGACTTCGCAAGAATTTGCTCCGAGATATCTGCAGATTTTTTAGTACGCGACGAAATTGGTTTTCAAAACAATATTTCTTTAGATCGAGCGGTTTATAATTGTACGCAAAGGCAATTGGATGAACTGCATCTTTCTGAAAAATCCGATCTTTTCTTTTTGATGCGTTCTATGACGGAACGTTCGTTTCCTTGGATTCCTTCTAAACGAAAACAAAACACCACTGCAGTATCAAAAAAGACCGTAAAAGAGCTGATCTTTGTAATCGATCTGTCTCCTTCTTTTCAAAGAGAAAGGGAAGAATGGGTTCAATTCGTTAAAAATGCGTCTTGGGATTCTATGACCGGGATTCGAATCGTAACTTTTTCCGAAGGAAAGATTTCGGTTCTTCCCAAAGCAGGTTCCTTAGCGGAACTCAGAACTCAAATCGGAAGTTTAAAATCCTTTGGTAAATCCAGCTTGGATGATTTATCCGAAGCGTTGATCAGTACAAAAAGAACGCTGATGCAATCGGGAACTCGTTCTCAAAGTATTCAAGACATAATCATTCTTACGAACGCAAAGGGAAAAATTCCGAATCCAACTTTGTCCTCAGCGATTCAGGATCTTCAATCCTCCGGTTACAGAGTTCAATTGTTTACGGCTCCGTATTTTTCCTTGGCGCAAACTCAGTTTTATAAGGGAATTCTCCCCAAAGGAAATCTTTCGGAAATTACTTATTTCAGAAGAGTCAGCACGGCCAAGGATACGAAGACTTTGTTGTTCCGCGGCAGACAGATTTATTTTACGTATTCGGAAGTTTCACCGAGTCAAACTCCTGCGGAGACATCCCTCAATAAGGTTTCTTATTCAGGAAAATATGCCGAATCCGAATCGATCAATCCTCTCAATTTCACCGAAATATATTCGGAACTGACGGGAGATAAGATTCTTACTTCGGAATCTTTGCAGGATAATCTTTCTTTTTTGCTTTCCCAAATTCTTTTTAAGGATGAATTTAAGGCGGAAGGCGGAACGGAAGTTTTGGTAAAATCCGGTGAAAAAGCGTTTTGGGTTTCCTTACCGATCGGAGTAAAAACTCCGCAGGTTGACGAACAGATCGCGTATCAAACGACTTATGTTCCATCGGGAGGTTCCGTGGATGGAGTTTCGAACGTGGCAAGTCTTACCGAATCGTATAAGGTTTCACCTTCCCAAATTTTGGAATGTACTCCGATTCAAGTAAGAAATTATTTTCAAAATACGAATAAAAGTTCCTTTGATTGTATCGTCCGAGGCAAAGTTCTCCAGGTCAAAGGATTATAATCTTCGCAAAGGGATTCCCATTTGAGTGCCGAAGAACATATTTTCATCAGCAATGCTTCGAATTCGATTAAGATCTTAAATCGATTGAAGTCTTTGTCTCAAAACAATCTGCCTGTTTTTGTTACGGGCGGACCCGGCACGGGAAAAACATTCGTTTCCAATCTCATCGCAAGTTTATCCGGCGGTAATCCTCGTGTTTTCATATTGGATTCGGAGCATATCGAAAACGAAAGAACGTTGGAGTCCATTCTTTCCAAAGGTGAGAATACATACTTCGTCTTTAAGGATTTTTCGAATTTCCCAAAAGAGATTCAGGCCTATCTGCTAAAAAAAATCAGAGAAAATCAAAACGAATCGAATACCGCGTCCCGTTTCATTTTT includes these proteins:
- a CDS encoding lipoprotein LipL21, with the protein product MINRLIALSVATMIFAACSSTDTGQKDATTVGDGGWTFEGWGGAPEQRNDGKTPRDTNPKDWYYIKFSSRASAKAVAKKSQAMMQSTCREASRLQGASDVVKKMVGETVEAASGVSDGEATASVIVSQSQGVVKGVGVYECKATGSGSDPKDVSKDNWEECQCVIYAKFPGGKDALVAKAQEVSNKQ
- the dusB gene encoding tRNA dihydrouridine synthase DusB, encoding MIQIGNVTIPGRISLSPMAGISDSPTRRICRKFGAAFSYTEFVNTDELVHRAPKALKMFRFHPEERPITFQIFGNRLEIIAEAAEIIQELKPDIIDLNMGCSTRKVSLRGAGAGLLRRPVLAGKIISEIKNRVQVPVTAKIRIGWDSTSLNYLEVSKILEDSGVDALTVHGRTKEMAYTGLADWNVIGEIKAKRRIPIFGNGDIKSFQEANSKIQEYGLDGVLIGRNAIGNPWIFSEIKKEELSWFEISAVILEHLRWMIEDFGEEFGLVLFRKHLVKYLAGLEFDQAWRSELLEIREWNRFEDTLLSDKKWNVLALL
- the lenA gene encoding lipoprotein LenA → MKSIKLFLILSFALLIMIGCKKEEKKPEAQILGTRFANFDQWIYKVPGSDKKEDQVSLVYGMEDVTGLETVDTEVTTKKGTSTVTYIKVKTVENKEGYAPVKNFSENVYFVLNASDDAFVKPTITANTKGKLKRGMYCLEQEVIGEFSKVTCYDSILTEDKLNNYYDVWIKTVSVSLSKDALLGETVKLLKKSSQELARYNSVSDEEKNKILQVATESLKKAAAKQDEFTADVNALATKFGIVLQ
- a CDS encoding LIC10012 family protein, with the protein product MLRNLFFFFCLVAQPVFSTSIIFLPGKVEGNLPATLERIDDRSQEISKFGAFYANLLLRAKVDTTERIKDKEIFYKFKSSRYGKEDFARICSEISADFLVRDEIGFQNNISLDRAVYNCTQRQLDELHLSEKSDLFFLMRSMTERSFPWIPSKRKQNTTAVSKKTVKELIFVIDLSPSFQREREEWVQFVKNASWDSMTGIRIVTFSEGKISVLPKAGSLAELRTQIGSLKSFGKSSLDDLSEALISTKRTLMQSGTRSQSIQDIIILTNAKGKIPNPTLSSAIQDLQSSGYRVQLFTAPYFSLAQTQFYKGILPKGNLSEITYFRRVSTAKDTKTLLFRGRQIYFTYSEVSPSQTPAETSLNKVSYSGKYAESESINPLNFTEIYSELTGDKILTSESLQDNLSFLLSQILFKDEFKAEGGTEVLVKSGEKAFWVSLPIGVKTPQVDEQIAYQTTYVPSGGSVDGVSNVASLTESYKVSPSQILECTPIQVRNYFQNTNKSSFDCIVRGKVLQVKGL